The nucleotide window GAAAAATGCCTCACATCTTTCGCGTGTCTTGGCGATGTCAACACCTTCTCGACCTTCTCTCATCTCAGGAGAGTTCTCATGAGGAGGCATCCAGGGATTGAGATCGACACGGTCCCCGGGGTTGGTATAATCCCTGCGGCTGCAGCTCGATTCGGCATAGGCTTTGAGAGATCATTTCTGGTATCTGACGGCTCAGAGCCTGATGCAGTTCTCAGGCTGAAGGCGACAAGGCCTGCTTCAATCGCTGCGGATCTCCATGCGCAGGGATACGGTGAGTTCATACTGGGAAGCAGGCTCTACACAGCCGATGAGATGATAGTCAGAGGGGAGATGCCGGTGAGGAGCAGCTACTTCAGCGTGCTCTATGCCAGGCGCGTGCGCTGATTCGCGGGGGTGTTATGTTCGAGAAAGAAGAGTGGAAACCCCAGAAGGTCTACTTTGTGGGTGCGGGCCCGGGTGATCCGGAGCTCATAACTCTGAAGGGTTACAGGCTTCTCAAAGAGGCGGATCTGGTGATCTACACAGGCTCGCTGATCAACAGAGATCTTCTTGCCGGTCTCAGGGCGGAGCTTGTCGACAGCAGCACCCTCTCTCTTGAGGAGATAACCGAGAGGATGCTGAGCAGCATCAGATCCGGCAAAAGGGTGGTCCGCCTCCACAGTGGCGATCCATCGCTCTACGGGGCTATCCTGGAGCAGATGAGGCCGCTGGAGGAGAATGGCATCGAGGTCGAGGTTGTCCCTGGAGTATCGTCACTCTTCGCAGCAGCCGCCGCGCT belongs to Methanothrix sp. and includes:
- a CDS encoding cobalt-factor II C(20)-methyltransferase; this translates as MLVGVSLGPGDPGLLTLRAIDVLRASEKVFAPGELAAELARPYCEPEILDFPMTDDLERLEEIWERNADTVAGYAEKCLTSFACLGDVNTFSTFSHLRRVLMRRHPGIEIDTVPGVGIIPAAAARFGIGFERSFLVSDGSEPDAVLRLKATRPASIAADLHAQGYGEFILGSRLYTADEMIVRGEMPVRSSYFSVLYARRVR
- the cobM gene encoding precorrin-4 C(11)-methyltransferase is translated as MFEKEEWKPQKVYFVGAGPGDPELITLKGYRLLKEADLVIYTGSLINRDLLAGLRAELVDSSTLSLEEITERMLSSIRSGKRVVRLHSGDPSLYGAILEQMRPLEENGIEVEVVPGVSSLFAAAAALRTQLTLKGVSESLIITRPAGMTLERDEIGDLSKHGSTMAVFLGAERIREIVASVRLPPDTPVAVVYHASWPDQQVLTGTLGDIAERVEKAGINKSALIIIGGVVRRDGFRRSHLYRSR